A window of Christiangramia forsetii KT0803 contains these coding sequences:
- a CDS encoding F0F1 ATP synthase subunit B, whose protein sequence is MDLITPEIGLFFWQTIVFLILLFLMAKFAWKPILGSVRNREQSINDALASAEKARKEMQNLQSDNEQLLKEARAERDAILKEARELKEKVITDASDEAKVKADKIVADAKRSIELEKQSAMAELKNHVAELSVEIAEKIVRKELSGKNEQHQMIEKMIGDAKLN, encoded by the coding sequence ATGGATTTAATAACTCCCGAAATTGGCTTGTTCTTTTGGCAAACCATCGTGTTTTTAATATTGCTTTTCCTTATGGCGAAATTCGCCTGGAAACCTATTCTTGGTTCAGTAAGAAATAGGGAACAATCTATTAACGATGCGTTGGCTTCAGCTGAAAAGGCACGTAAGGAAATGCAGAACCTCCAATCTGATAATGAGCAGCTTTTAAAAGAAGCTCGTGCAGAAAGAGATGCGATCCTTAAAGAAGCCCGTGAGTTAAAAGAAAAAGTAATTACAGATGCTTCTGATGAGGCTAAAGTAAAAGCTGATAAAATTGTTGCAGATGCTAAAAGAAGCATTGAGCTTGAAAAGCAATCTGCGATGGCTGAATTGAAAAATCATGTAGCGGAGCTTTCAGTAGAAATCGCTGAAAAGATTGTTCGTAAAGAACTTTCAGGCAAAAATGAACAACACCAGATGATCGAAAAGATGATTGGTGATGCTAAGCTAAATTAA
- the atpE gene encoding ATP synthase F0 subunit C produces the protein MELLYVGLAALGAGLAVLGAGVGVGKIGGSAMDAIARQPEASGKIQTAMIIAAALVEGVALFGVVASLLGVLR, from the coding sequence ATGGAATTATTGTATGTAGGTCTTGCAGCTTTAGGAGCTGGACTAGCGGTTCTTGGAGCCGGAGTAGGTGTAGGTAAAATTGGTGGTTCTGCCATGGATGCTATCGCACGTCAGCCAGAAGCTTCTGGAAAGATCCAGACAGCTATGATTATCGCTGCTGCACTTGTAGAGGGTGTTGCTCTTTTTGGAGTGGTTGCCTCTTTATTAGGTGTATTAAGATAA
- the atpB gene encoding F0F1 ATP synthase subunit A, translating to MTAQKSLVISLYFALAFAIFPLFSFAQEHGEEKTELQEAEEEFNATEMIMHHIGDAHEWHFFGEGDSSVTLPLPVILYTDGGLVTFMSSDFHHDTEGHTVVEKDGMRFVNLHEDIYKLDADAEGVEFDAEHHPLNASKPWDISITKNVAAMFLTVILMLLFFTSLARHHKKNEHAPKGFNNVLETLVLFVRDEIALPQIGEKKYMKFMPFLLSVFFFIWITNLMGLLPGAANVTGNIAVTVSLGLFTMLIMIFNGNKDFYKHTFWMPGIPTWVKPILAVVEGLGLLIKPAALMIRLFANITAGHIIILSLIGLIFILENAGIAGVSVPFALFITVLELLVAFLQAFIFTILSALFIGMAVEEHEHH from the coding sequence ATGACAGCACAGAAATCTTTAGTGATTAGCTTGTACTTTGCATTAGCATTTGCCATTTTCCCATTATTTTCCTTTGCTCAGGAGCATGGAGAGGAAAAAACTGAACTTCAGGAGGCTGAAGAAGAGTTTAATGCAACTGAGATGATCATGCACCACATCGGGGATGCCCATGAATGGCATTTCTTTGGAGAAGGTGATAGCTCTGTTACACTTCCATTACCTGTGATTCTTTATACTGATGGTGGACTTGTAACCTTTATGTCCAGTGACTTTCATCATGATACCGAAGGGCATACCGTGGTGGAAAAAGACGGGATGCGTTTTGTAAATCTACACGAAGATATTTACAAGTTAGATGCGGATGCCGAAGGGGTAGAATTCGATGCGGAACACCATCCTTTGAATGCTTCAAAACCTTGGGATATCTCGATTACCAAGAATGTCGCTGCGATGTTTCTTACAGTGATTTTAATGCTTCTTTTCTTTACAAGTCTTGCAAGACATCATAAAAAGAATGAGCATGCACCAAAAGGATTCAACAATGTGTTAGAAACTTTGGTTCTTTTTGTTAGGGATGAAATTGCTTTGCCTCAAATTGGAGAAAAAAAATACATGAAGTTTATGCCGTTTCTTTTATCGGTATTCTTCTTTATCTGGATTACGAATTTAATGGGATTATTGCCTGGTGCGGCTAACGTAACTGGTAATATTGCTGTCACCGTTTCTTTAGGTCTTTTCACTATGTTGATCATGATCTTTAACGGAAATAAAGATTTTTATAAGCACACCTTTTGGATGCCTGGTATTCCAACCTGGGTAAAGCCAATCCTTGCAGTAGTGGAAGGACTAGGGTTGCTTATTAAGCCTGCTGCACTTATGATTCGTTTGTTTGCGAATATTACTGCAGGGCACATTATCATTCTAAGTTTAATTGGACTGATATTTATTTTAGAAAATGCGGGTATTGCAGGAGTTTCGGTTCCCTTTGCCTTATTTATAACAGTACTGGAATTGTTAGTAGCATTCCTTCAAGCGTTTATTTTTACGATTCTGTCTGCCCTGTTTATCGGGATGGCAGTTGAGGAACATGAACATCATTAA
- a CDS encoding AtpZ/AtpI family protein, translating into MKKDQRNKYLGFVNIAFQMGIIIAVGVFVGIWLDGKFPNKYSAYTISLSLLGVFVALYQVYRAVKNLNEDD; encoded by the coding sequence ATGAAAAAAGATCAGCGTAATAAATATCTCGGGTTTGTTAATATTGCCTTTCAAATGGGCATTATAATAGCTGTGGGAGTTTTTGTGGGAATCTGGTTAGATGGAAAATTTCCAAATAAATATTCTGCATATACTATTTCTTTATCGCTGCTAGGTGTTTTTGTGGCACTCTATCAGGTGTATCGTGCAGTTAAAAATTTGAATGAAGACGACTAA
- a CDS encoding bactofilin family protein, whose amino-acid sequence MFSDTKKTKSAPNHNEQNRIAAGTLITGEISGKGCFRIEGTLEGSLKTPGKVVISEGGLINGTLECENADIEGSFKGKIFVKGVLSLKGTANIQGEVIAGKLAVEPGVVFNATCEMNGGVKPLKTGNEKRSA is encoded by the coding sequence ATGTTTTCTGATACCAAAAAGACCAAATCTGCACCTAATCATAACGAACAAAATAGAATTGCTGCTGGAACACTTATCACTGGAGAAATTTCAGGAAAAGGCTGTTTCAGGATTGAAGGAACCCTGGAAGGCAGCTTAAAGACCCCGGGAAAAGTGGTGATAAGTGAAGGAGGTTTAATAAACGGAACACTGGAATGTGAAAATGCAGATATCGAGGGAAGTTTTAAAGGGAAGATATTTGTAAAAGGAGTTCTTAGTTTAAAAGGGACAGCTAATATTCAAGGGGAAGTAATTGCTGGAAAGCTTGCTGTAGAACCTGGGGTGGTTTTTAATGCAACTTGTGAAATGAATGGCGGGGTAAAGCCTCTTAAAACAGGGAATGAAAAAAGATCAGCGTAA
- a CDS encoding tetratricopeptide repeat protein has protein sequence MNTFTRFTLFIFLSAAIFSCSRKKDTFISRNYHAVTAEYNILYNGQIALEQGREEINQNYADNYWDILPVERLAVDNKILLPDSIRNQNFGRAEEKAVKAIQKHSMLIGGKQRNPQMDEAYLLLGKSRYFDQRFIPALDAFNYILYRYPASDNINHARIWREKTNIRIGNEKLAIKNLKKILDSDRLKDEDLADANASIAQAYINLRQVDSAVAPLYTAADFTDINAEKGRYFYILGQLHNRLGETATANAAFDKVIDLNRKSPRIYFVNAYVQKAKNYDFNSGNNQYLLDLLTELEQDRENRPYLDKIYFQLGEYYSRIDSTDTALEYYNKSLRSPSSDIYLKSINYEILANINFDRAEYQASGKYYDSTLTFMSPELLEYRTIKKRRTNLDDVIKYEQIAEETDSILRLAGLSEDARIAYFTEYTDALRVKAVKDMEAGNLPVYTASIGPQNNFPSANVPPAGQPNSGNSFYFYNPLRVSKGAQSFLRVWGSRELADNWRWGSSALNQSSINPQERLMDINLDNDPIYDPMTYVSQIPGERSVLDSLATQQNLAYYQLGVIYNENYGEYDLAAQRLEFLLGNQPQERLVLPAKYNLYKIYEAQGRLRDQEEIRNDILQNYSDSRYAAFIKNPESIQRDENSPEVLYNNLFREYENQKYQDVIQKSNEYVSRFTGDPIVPKFELLKARATARIQGIDAYEQALNYVAVTYPQTQEGQKAQDIINKAIPELKTLEFSSDSLQSKFKLIYPVENMEAQKTAELKDSIEKAISELDYKKLNVSIDVYDSERTFVVVHGLETQSKSLGFQELLRENKNYKIGREAFAMSAENYRIVQIKKNLRDYLDNN, from the coding sequence TTGAATACGTTTACCAGATTTACTCTTTTTATTTTTCTTTCTGCGGCTATTTTTAGCTGTTCCAGAAAGAAAGACACCTTTATAAGTCGCAATTATCATGCGGTGACTGCTGAATACAATATTCTATATAACGGGCAGATTGCACTCGAACAGGGCAGGGAAGAAATCAATCAAAATTATGCCGATAATTACTGGGATATTCTTCCGGTTGAAAGATTAGCGGTTGATAATAAGATTTTGTTACCAGACAGTATTCGGAATCAAAATTTTGGCAGAGCAGAAGAGAAAGCTGTAAAAGCAATTCAGAAGCATTCCATGTTGATTGGAGGGAAGCAACGCAATCCTCAAATGGATGAGGCTTATCTTCTATTGGGAAAATCAAGGTATTTTGATCAAAGATTTATTCCCGCCTTAGATGCCTTCAATTATATACTTTATAGATATCCGGCCAGTGATAATATCAATCATGCAAGAATCTGGCGTGAAAAGACCAATATCAGGATTGGAAATGAAAAACTGGCGATTAAAAATCTTAAAAAAATTCTTGATTCAGATAGATTGAAAGATGAAGATCTGGCAGATGCCAATGCCAGTATCGCCCAGGCATATATAAACTTAAGACAGGTTGATAGTGCGGTTGCACCCTTATATACCGCTGCCGATTTTACCGATATTAATGCCGAAAAAGGACGTTATTTCTATATTCTGGGTCAGCTTCATAATCGTTTGGGAGAAACTGCTACCGCCAATGCAGCTTTTGATAAGGTGATTGATTTAAATCGTAAATCTCCTCGAATTTACTTTGTGAATGCCTATGTTCAGAAGGCCAAAAACTATGATTTTAATTCAGGCAATAATCAATATTTGCTGGACCTGCTTACAGAACTTGAACAGGACAGAGAGAACAGGCCATATCTTGATAAAATTTATTTTCAGTTAGGGGAATATTACAGCAGAATTGACTCTACTGATACGGCTTTAGAATATTATAATAAATCTCTAAGGTCTCCATCCAGCGATATTTATCTGAAATCTATCAATTACGAAATACTTGCCAATATTAATTTTGATCGGGCTGAATATCAGGCATCCGGGAAATACTATGATAGCACGCTTACTTTTATGTCTCCGGAATTATTAGAGTACAGAACGATTAAGAAAAGAAGAACGAATCTCGATGATGTAATTAAATATGAGCAGATAGCAGAGGAAACCGACAGTATTTTAAGATTGGCAGGTTTGTCTGAAGATGCACGTATTGCCTATTTTACTGAATATACCGATGCTTTAAGGGTAAAAGCAGTTAAAGATATGGAAGCAGGAAATTTACCGGTATATACGGCCAGTATCGGCCCTCAGAATAATTTTCCTTCTGCTAACGTTCCTCCTGCAGGGCAGCCTAATTCAGGAAATTCATTTTATTTTTATAATCCACTCCGCGTTTCAAAAGGAGCCCAGTCGTTTCTGCGTGTTTGGGGAAGTAGGGAGCTTGCAGATAATTGGCGATGGGGTTCTTCAGCTTTAAATCAAAGCTCTATCAATCCTCAGGAAAGATTAATGGATATAAATCTTGATAACGATCCAATTTATGATCCAATGACGTATGTGAGTCAGATACCCGGGGAGCGATCGGTTTTAGATAGTTTGGCTACACAGCAGAATTTAGCCTATTATCAGTTAGGAGTGATTTATAATGAGAATTATGGAGAATATGATCTGGCTGCGCAAAGACTGGAGTTTTTGTTAGGCAATCAACCTCAGGAACGATTGGTCTTGCCGGCAAAGTACAATTTGTATAAAATCTATGAAGCGCAGGGTAGATTAAGAGATCAGGAAGAAATTAGAAATGATATTCTTCAGAATTATTCTGATTCTCGTTATGCTGCTTTTATCAAAAATCCGGAGAGTATTCAAAGAGATGAGAATAGTCCGGAAGTACTTTACAATAACTTGTTTCGGGAGTATGAAAATCAGAAATACCAGGACGTTATTCAGAAATCGAATGAATATGTTTCGCGTTTCACCGGAGATCCCATAGTGCCAAAATTTGAACTTCTAAAGGCAAGGGCAACCGCAAGAATTCAAGGCATAGATGCGTACGAACAGGCATTAAATTATGTAGCTGTAACCTATCCACAAACCCAGGAAGGTCAAAAAGCTCAGGATATCATAAATAAAGCAATTCCGGAATTAAAGACACTTGAATTTTCTTCAGATAGTCTTCAAAGTAAATTTAAACTGATCTATCCAGTTGAAAATATGGAAGCTCAAAAAACAGCTGAATTAAAGGATTCTATTGAAAAAGCCATATCAGAATTAGATTACAAAAAACTCAATGTTTCTATTGATGTATATGACTCTGAAAGAACTTTTGTGGTAGTTCATGGATTAGAGACACAATCAAAATCACTAGGCTTTCAGGAATTATTAAGAGAAAACAAAAATTATAAAATAGGGCGGGAAGCTTTTGCCATGTCCGCAGAAAATTATAGAATTGTACAAATTAAGAAAAATTTAAGAGATTATTTGGACAATAACTAA
- a CDS encoding ABC transporter ATP-binding protein — MITATNLSKIYSGNKVLDIEHLDIPSGQNFGLVGNNGAGKTTFFSLLLDLIQPSTGNIFNNEITVSQSEDWKPFTSSFIDESFLIGYLTPEEYFYFIGELRNRNKADIDSFLTQFEDLFNGEIIGRKKYLRDLSKGNQKKVGIVAALIGDPEVVILDEPFANLDPTTQIRLKKLLKELSQTTGTTVLISSHDLIHVTEVCERIVVLDKGVIVKDMETSEATLNELEEYFSREIAEG, encoded by the coding sequence ATGATAACTGCAACAAATCTTTCAAAAATATATAGCGGAAACAAGGTGCTGGATATAGAACATCTGGATATACCTTCAGGACAGAATTTTGGATTGGTAGGAAATAACGGAGCTGGAAAAACGACATTTTTTAGCTTACTGCTGGATCTTATTCAACCAAGTACCGGGAATATTTTTAATAATGAAATAACGGTAAGCCAAAGCGAAGACTGGAAACCTTTTACCTCTTCTTTTATAGATGAAAGTTTTCTCATTGGTTATTTAACTCCGGAAGAATATTTCTACTTCATTGGTGAATTGAGAAACAGAAATAAAGCTGATATTGATTCTTTTCTCACTCAATTTGAAGATTTATTTAATGGCGAAATTATAGGCCGAAAGAAATACCTGAGAGATCTTTCTAAAGGAAATCAAAAGAAAGTGGGGATTGTAGCTGCTTTAATTGGAGATCCCGAAGTGGTGATTTTAGATGAACCTTTTGCAAATCTGGATCCAACTACCCAGATCAGGCTGAAAAAGCTACTGAAGGAACTTTCTCAAACTACAGGTACCACCGTGCTAATTTCAAGTCATGATCTAATTCACGTTACCGAAGTCTGCGAGCGAATCGTGGTGCTGGATAAAGGAGTTATTGTTAAAGACATGGAGACTTCAGAAGCTACCCTTAATGAACTTGAAGAATACTTTTCAAGGGAAATCGCCGAAGGCTAG
- a CDS encoding DUF5687 family protein: protein MFKKFIWLEWKSFLRSASFGKSLGLKILMAFLALYFSAMFLFLGIALFPMLKEIYPQQDPLKVVNAFALTYLSFELLFRFMLQSLPVIDIKPLLILPFKKNKVVNFVLIKSLFSFYNLLPLLLIIPFGLYCILKEGYPVANMLGWMIAMYLITLCVNYFNFIIKKRFTENLKALIPVLVAGVVLALLDYLEIFELGGYFGEILNFVYLNPFLAIVPFVLLIVLYIWNYKNLLGKFYLDSGLKGKNKTADTKEFGWTKRFGSIAPFLQQDLKLIWRNKRPKTTIYMSLILLSYGLIFYPNDTYQDMPSFFVFVGIFMTGIFMINFGQFVPSWDSSYYPMIMAQNIPMKQYLASKMGLITFSVAVLAILTTPYVYFGWNILLLNIACAIYNMGVNVPLLIYAGSYNKKAIDLDKSPFMNYQGTGATQWLVSLPLLLVPILFFWLINKFVNYEVAMGVLAGLGVIGLLLRPAILNFLAQRYRQRKYVMIQGFKQKGD, encoded by the coding sequence ATGTTTAAAAAGTTCATCTGGCTGGAGTGGAAATCTTTTCTCAGATCTGCCAGTTTTGGAAAAAGTTTGGGACTAAAAATTCTTATGGCTTTCCTGGCCTTGTATTTTTCAGCGATGTTCCTGTTTTTAGGAATAGCGCTATTTCCAATGTTAAAAGAAATATATCCGCAACAGGATCCTTTGAAGGTGGTAAACGCTTTTGCACTCACTTACCTCTCTTTTGAACTGCTTTTTAGGTTTATGTTGCAATCCTTACCGGTTATTGATATTAAACCATTATTGATATTACCATTTAAGAAAAATAAAGTCGTGAATTTTGTATTGATAAAATCACTTTTTTCCTTTTATAACCTCCTTCCCTTATTACTAATTATTCCTTTTGGGCTGTATTGTATTCTCAAAGAAGGCTATCCTGTAGCAAATATGCTTGGCTGGATGATCGCCATGTACTTGATAACCTTATGTGTTAATTATTTCAATTTTATTATAAAAAAACGATTTACTGAGAATTTGAAGGCTCTTATTCCGGTATTGGTAGCTGGTGTAGTCCTTGCACTTTTAGATTATCTGGAGATTTTTGAATTGGGAGGTTACTTTGGAGAAATTTTGAATTTTGTGTATTTAAATCCCTTTCTTGCAATAGTTCCTTTTGTATTGCTCATTGTTTTATATATCTGGAACTATAAAAATCTACTGGGAAAATTTTATCTGGATTCAGGTTTAAAAGGAAAGAATAAAACAGCCGATACCAAAGAATTTGGTTGGACAAAGCGATTTGGAAGTATAGCGCCATTTCTTCAGCAGGATCTTAAACTCATTTGGCGAAATAAAAGACCGAAGACTACCATTTATATGTCGTTAATTCTTTTGAGTTACGGGCTTATATTCTATCCAAATGATACTTACCAGGATATGCCGTCATTTTTTGTATTTGTGGGTATTTTTATGACTGGTATTTTTATGATTAATTTCGGACAATTTGTTCCTTCATGGGACTCCTCCTACTATCCTATGATCATGGCCCAGAATATTCCCATGAAACAATATCTTGCTTCAAAAATGGGCTTGATTACTTTTAGTGTGGCGGTATTAGCTATTTTAACCACACCTTATGTATATTTTGGGTGGAATATTTTATTGCTCAATATTGCTTGTGCTATTTATAATATGGGCGTTAATGTGCCATTGCTTATATATGCGGGATCTTACAATAAAAAAGCCATAGATCTGGACAAAAGTCCGTTTATGAATTACCAGGGAACGGGAGCGACACAATGGTTGGTAAGTCTGCCATTGTTATTGGTTCCAATCCTGTTTTTCTGGCTTATTAATAAATTTGTGAACTATGAAGTGGCCATGGGAGTGCTTGCCGGACTTGGGGTAATAGGTCTTTTATTAAGGCCAGCAATTCTTAATTTCCTTGCGCAGAGATATCGCCAGAGAAAATATGTGATGATACAGGGATTTAAACAAAAAGGAGACTAA
- a CDS encoding ferredoxin--NADP reductase, producing the protein MSQFYPLKIKEIIRETSQAVSLSFEIPENLKEEFSFSAGQYITIKTRADGDELRRAYSLCSAPGSEDFKVTVKEVEGGKFSVIANNNLKAGDVLEVHPPEGKFIFKPGESRNNYAAFAAGSGITPILSIIKTMLRDEPLSRFVLTYGNKSVDDTIFFKELLELQTKFPDRLFVEFVYSRTREENSHFGRIETSTVNFVVKNKFKDHPFDKFYLCGPEEMINHVSGVLKTNGVSEDQILFELFTTTVEEKEIEGDTDGQTTVTITVDDEEFSFPMDRSAVVLDIALENDIDVPYSCQGGICSSCMARITEGKAEMSKNQILTDEEIEEGFVLTCQAHPTTPTLKVDFDDV; encoded by the coding sequence ATGAGTCAGTTCTATCCGCTAAAAATAAAGGAAATAATTCGCGAAACATCACAAGCGGTAAGTTTATCTTTTGAGATCCCGGAAAACTTAAAGGAAGAATTCAGTTTTTCTGCAGGACAATATATAACCATTAAGACCAGGGCTGATGGGGACGAATTACGAAGAGCTTATTCTCTTTGTTCCGCCCCGGGTTCCGAAGATTTCAAAGTAACGGTTAAGGAGGTAGAAGGCGGAAAGTTTTCTGTGATTGCTAATAATAATCTTAAGGCAGGTGATGTCCTGGAAGTTCATCCACCTGAAGGAAAGTTTATTTTTAAACCGGGAGAAAGCAGAAATAATTATGCAGCTTTTGCTGCGGGAAGCGGGATCACACCTATTCTTTCTATCATAAAAACGATGCTTCGAGATGAACCTCTCAGTAGATTTGTGCTTACCTATGGAAATAAATCTGTAGATGATACCATTTTCTTCAAGGAGCTATTAGAACTACAGACTAAATTTCCGGATAGATTATTTGTAGAGTTTGTTTACAGTAGAACCAGAGAAGAAAATTCACATTTTGGCCGGATAGAAACCAGTACGGTAAATTTCGTGGTGAAGAATAAATTCAAAGATCATCCATTTGATAAATTTTATCTGTGCGGACCTGAAGAGATGATCAACCATGTTTCCGGCGTGCTAAAAACTAACGGAGTAAGTGAAGATCAAATTTTATTTGAACTTTTCACCACTACTGTCGAAGAAAAAGAAATTGAAGGAGATACAGACGGCCAGACCACGGTAACGATTACTGTTGATGATGAAGAATTCTCATTCCCGATGGATAGATCTGCGGTTGTGCTGGATATTGCGCTGGAAAATGATATTGATGTGCCTTATTCCTGCCAGGGCGGGATTTGCAGTAGTTGTATGGCGAGAATTACTGAAGGTAAGGCTGAAATGAGCAAGAACCAGATCCTTACAGATGAGGAAATTGAAGAAGGTTTTGTATTAACCTGTCAGGCGCATCCCACAACTCCTACTCTAAAAGTGGATTTTGATGATGTTTAA
- a CDS encoding glycosyltransferase family 9 protein, with amino-acid sequence MGSSEELLADNGKKVQHILAIRFSAMGDVAMTVPVLSILMDTYPELTVTVLTKNFFIPLFSHLPNVSVYDADLKGVHSGVLGLGTLATELRDEEIDAVADLHDVLRTNVLKSLFYFYGIKFKQIDKGRAEKKALTRDNNKEFRQLKSTHQRYADVFEALGFPLDLSGYKIPPKRKLLSKVLDIVGKQSQKWLGIAPFAQHGSKCYPTDLMEEVLAGLSSRGDIKIILFGGGDTEKEQLENWEQKFKNTKSVVGKLRFSEELSLISNLDTMLSMDSGNAHLAAIFGVSVVSIWGVTHPYTGFKAFNQPIENCILPDLDQYPKIPTSVYGNKVPEGYDEVMRSIPPEKVVQKILENL; translated from the coding sequence ATGGGCAGCTCAGAAGAACTTTTAGCTGATAATGGCAAAAAAGTGCAGCACATTTTGGCAATACGCTTTTCTGCGATGGGAGATGTTGCCATGACAGTCCCGGTGCTTAGTATTTTGATGGATACATATCCAGAATTAACAGTTACCGTACTTACCAAGAATTTTTTTATACCGCTTTTTAGCCATTTGCCAAACGTAAGTGTGTATGATGCAGATCTAAAAGGCGTTCATAGTGGTGTTTTGGGTCTCGGGACTTTAGCTACAGAGCTACGTGATGAAGAGATTGATGCGGTAGCAGATCTGCACGATGTTTTACGTACAAACGTTCTTAAATCCCTGTTTTATTTCTACGGAATTAAATTCAAACAAATAGATAAGGGAAGGGCCGAAAAGAAGGCGCTTACTCGCGATAATAATAAGGAATTCAGGCAGCTAAAATCTACTCATCAGCGCTATGCCGATGTTTTTGAAGCACTTGGTTTTCCTTTAGATCTTTCAGGATATAAAATACCTCCAAAAAGAAAACTTTTATCTAAAGTTCTGGATATTGTTGGTAAACAATCCCAGAAATGGCTTGGAATCGCTCCTTTTGCTCAGCATGGGTCCAAATGTTATCCTACAGATTTGATGGAAGAAGTACTTGCTGGTCTCTCTTCCAGGGGAGATATCAAGATCATCCTGTTTGGAGGAGGTGATACCGAGAAAGAGCAATTAGAGAATTGGGAACAGAAATTTAAGAATACTAAAAGTGTAGTTGGGAAACTTCGATTTTCAGAAGAATTAAGCCTTATCTCCAATCTGGATACAATGCTTAGTATGGATAGTGGGAATGCTCATCTGGCAGCTATTTTCGGGGTTTCGGTTGTTAGTATTTGGGGTGTGACCCACCCATATACCGGTTTTAAAGCTTTTAACCAGCCAATAGAGAATTGTATTTTACCAGATTTGGATCAATATCCAAAAATTCCAACTTCGGTGTATGGAAATAAAGTACCGGAGGGCTACGATGAGGTAATGCGCAGCATTCCCCCGGAAAAGGTTGTTCAGAAAATTCTGGAGAATCTCTAA
- a CDS encoding DUF4254 domain-containing protein, with product MFSDKANTIFQEVIEKYHEKDDVYQDFKNPYDAEKNLLEHLLYRKCWIDTVQWHYEDIIRDQNIDPVAALTLKRQIDASNQDRTDTVEYIDSYFLEKYKDAEPNTDATLNSESPAWAIDRLSILALKIYHMAEEADRKDASQEHQMKCKAKLDVLLEQRVDLSTAINQLLEAIENGEKYMKVYKQMKMYNDAELNPVLRGNK from the coding sequence ATGTTTTCAGATAAGGCCAATACGATTTTCCAGGAAGTAATAGAAAAATATCATGAAAAGGATGATGTATATCAGGATTTTAAGAATCCTTACGATGCTGAAAAAAATCTTTTAGAGCACTTGCTTTACAGGAAATGCTGGATAGATACTGTCCAGTGGCATTATGAAGATATTATACGTGATCAGAATATAGATCCTGTGGCTGCTTTAACTCTAAAAAGGCAAATTGATGCTTCTAATCAGGATCGTACCGATACTGTTGAATATATTGATAGTTACTTCTTAGAAAAATATAAAGATGCTGAACCTAATACCGATGCTACTTTAAATTCTGAAAGTCCTGCATGGGCCATAGACAGGCTTTCCATTCTTGCGCTGAAGATCTATCATATGGCTGAAGAAGCTGATAGAAAAGATGCTTCTCAGGAACATCAGATGAAATGTAAGGCAAAACTGGATGTTCTATTGGAACAGAGAGTAGATCTTTCTACAGCGATCAATCAATTATTGGAAGCCATTGAAAACGGTGAAAAATATATGAAGGTTTACAAGCAGATGAAGATGTATAATGATGCTGAATTAAATCCGGTACTTCGAGGTAATAAATAG